GAAGAGACGAATTGGTTATTGATGCCAATGGACAAGGTCGAACATTTGATATTCAAGCATCTAAATACGATGAAAATCGACATTTCTTTTTAGCCCATTTCTTCCGAGATAATTACGAACGCTGGCTTAGAGGTTTGCCTCAGGTACTTTCCGGTGTAAATGTCACCAGAATAGAGGTTTATATCATGAACCGAGCCTCAAACACGGAGACATTAAGAAACTTTGCTGCATTCATGGACTTGGGTGAAGGACAGACATTATTAAACCCTAACAACCCAAATATTGGCATGGGGACTCCTGGAGCACCTGCTGCGAACGGCTCAAATAATCTTTTTAGGAACATCTCCCAGAATCCATCATTTAGACCCTTTGACACGGGCTCTAGGGCAATGGAATCAAGCCTTGGGATTAGGAAAGGAGTAGATTTCGAACAAATAAATGGTGCTAGAAAATTAGCCCCTACTGAATTTTATTTTAATGCTCAATTAGGCTACCTCTCTCTTTTTAGAAAGCTGCAGAATGATGAGGTTCTTGCTGTATCCTTTGAATACACTTACAATGGGCAAGTGTATAAAGTGGGTGAATTGACAGAAGATTATCAAAACCGTCAAGAGGATGAACTGATATTCTTAAAGCTATTACGCCCTGCCAGAATTAACCCAAGAGTTCCGACATGGGATTTGATGATGAAAAACGTTTACAACCTAAACGCAAATCAACTTCTAAGAGAAGGGTTCCAACTCCAAGTTATATATAGAGATGACAGAACCGGCTTAGATAACCCTTCCTTACTTGAAGGAAAAAATGTCAAGGACAAACCCTTAATCAGGCTAACGGGACTGGATAATCTAAATCCGCAAAATGACCCTGCCCCTGATGGTAATTTTGACTTTGTAGAAGGACTAACCATGCTATCAGATCGGGGTTTATTAATATTCCCAGTTTTGGAGCCATTCGGCTCAAACCTTGAAAAATACTTTGAACCCGAAGAGATCGTCCTAAAGGACAAATATGTATTTGACACTCTTTATAGAACCACACAAGCTGATGCTCAGCTAGTCACCAGGCTGGATAAATACTTTATTAAAGGTAGACTTACTGCAGGCTCGGCCTCAGAAATTCAACTGCCTGGTTTAAATATTTCACCTGGATCCGTCATCGTTTCTGCAGGTAATATTCCATTGACAGAAGGGGTAGATTATACAATTGATTACAATGTAGGTCGAGTGGTCATCATCAATGATGCAATTCTTCAATCAGGAAAGAAAATTGCCATCAGTTTTGAAAAAGCAGATCTCGTTTCCTTCCAAACCAGAAGTTTACTGGGTACTCGACTAGAATATCTCTTCAATGATAAATTTAACTTAGGAGGTACATTCTTATACCTCAATGAAAGGCCGAATGTCACGAGGATTGCAACAGGAAACGAAACTCTAAGAAATAGCCTTTGGGGTTTAGATGCCAACTTTAATGATGAGTCCAGGTGGTTAACCAAGCTTGCAGACGCTTTACCATTTACCGACACAAAAGAGCAATCACTGGTTCAATTCAGTGGAGAATTTGCTCATTTAATCCCTGGCACGTCTAATAAAGTAGATGGAGATCAAGCATCTTACATTGATGATTTTGAGGCCGCAGTTACCCCATTTAATTTAGGAGGAGCAGCGAATCAAAACTGGAAGCTTTCTTCTACCCCAGAAACTCCTGACGATCGTTTTGACCTAAGCAATCAAACCGAGGATATGCTTGGGGCTACCTACCGAAGAGCACGATTGGCATGGTACAATATTGACAACATCTTTTACAGAGAAAGTGGCCCTGGAGTCCCCACAAATATAACTAGAGAGGATCGTAGGAATCACTATGTGAGAAGGGTTGTACCACAAGAAATCTTCCCTCAGCAAGACAGAACGGTAATTATTACTCCTGAACCTCTTTTCGAAATGGCCTATTTCCCAAGTGAGCGAGGAATGTATAATTACAACACCAATCTTAATTTTGACGGTTTACTTCCTGAACCTAAAAAGAATTTTGGTGGAATTACCAGAGCTATCACTACCGAGGTTGATTTTGATCGTACCAACATTGAATACATAGAGTTCTGGCTGTTAGACCCATTTATTGAAGGAGAAAACGGAAGGGTTCTCGACGGTGTATTCAACCAGAATAATACCACAGGTGGTAAATTATTTTTCAATCTTGGGGATATCTCAGAAGACGTCATGGCAGATGGTCGACATGCATTTGAAAACGGATTACCTGCTGATGGAGATCCTTCTGAAACTTCCTCAAATGAATGGGGAAGAATAACAAGAGAACAATACTTGCTCCCTGCTTTTGATAATTCAGAATCCTCGAGAGAAAATCAAGATGTAGGCTTAGATGGTTTGAAAAATGAGAATGAGGCAGATTTCTTTAGATCAAGATTTTTGGATCGCATAAGCGTCTCTCAAGATGCGAGAAACCAAATCAATCAAGATGTATCGGGGGACCTCTTTCAGTATTATCTCGATGAACAATTTGATCAAAATGATACCAAGATTCTGGAGAGATACAAAAAATTCAATGGAATGGAGGGAAACACTCCAGTTTCCGCTAATCAAAATCTCCCCTACACTCCTTCAGGTTCCAACTCACCTGATAATGAGGACCTAAACACCGATAATACCATCAATGAACTGGAAAACTACTACGAGTACGAGTTAGACCTTAGACCTAGCAAAATGGTGGTTGGCCAAAATTATATTGTTGATAAGGTGACCCACAATGAAGCTGGGGAAAATGTGGATTGGTATTTATTTAGAATTCCAGTGAGACAACCTGATAGAGTTCAAGGAGACATCTCAGGCTTTAAGTCCATACGATGGATGAGAACTTACCTGACGGAATTTGAACAGCCAGTAGTATTGAGAATGGCTAATTTCAGAATGGTAGGTAGTCAATGGAGAGTATTCCAAGAATCTTTATTCGAGAAGGGACTTTTTGAAATCCCAGAGCCTGACAATTCCAACATTACTGTGGATGTGGTGGGAATTGAGCAAAACAGTCAAGGTAGTGCGACACAAAGTCCGTATGTATTACCTCCGGGAATCAATAGAGACCGTGATAATACTTCCACTGTAGAGAGAAGATTAAATGAGCAATCACTTAGGATATGTGTTGAAGATTTAGCTCCTCATGATGCAAGAGCGGTATTTAAAAACCTTAACCAGGATTTAGTCCAATTTGAACGAATTAAAATGTTCCTTCATGCTGATAGCGAGGATGCGTTGGATGGTGAAATTACCGCATTCTTACGTATGGGAACAGATTATACTGACAACTATTATGAAATAGAGGTTCCTTTATTAATTACACCTAAAGGAACCCGGGATCCAAGACAAATCTGGCCTTTAGAAAATGAAATAGATATTGCCATTCAGGATATTGTTGGGGTTAAAGTAGAAAGAGATAATAATCAAGTTCCTCTTAACCTTCCCTTTAGCCAGCAAATTGGGCAATATAAAGTAACTGTTGTAGGTCGGCCCGAATTAAGTCTCACTCAAGGGATGATGATTGGGGTCAGAAACCCAGGAGACACCGGTGGGTCCAGCCGAAGCATTTGTGTTTGGGCAAATGAGTTGAGAGTAACTGGCTTCACCAAATCCAATGGTTGGGCTGCCAACGCATTAATGAATGCAAAAATTGCGGATGTAGCTGTAGTATCTGCTTCTATTCGTCATAGCTCCATAGGGTTTGGGGGTTTGGAAACGAGGCTTTCGCAAAGATCTCGTACTGCAACCACCCAATACGATATTTCTACCAATGTTGATGTACATAAATTATTGCCTTCAGAACTTGGGGTAAGCATCCCCATGTATTTCAGTGTTGCAAACTCCACATCTAAACCCAAGTTTGACCCTCTGAACCCAGATGTGCCATTAGAGTTGGCTTTAGGGAAATTTGAAACAAATGCGGAACGAAATGCCTATAAGAAAATAGCATTGGATCAAATGAACAGTAAGAACATAAGCTTTACCAATGTTCGGAAAATCAAATCTGACCCGGAAGCAAAAAGCCATTTCTATGATCTTAGCAATTTCTCCTTCTCCTATGCGTATGGTATAGTCAAACAGAACAATGCAGATATTCAGGATTATAACTTTAAAACCAATAAAGGGAATATCACCTATAGTTATTCTCCTAAAGCTTTAACCATAGAACCTTTTAAAAATAGTGAATGGCTAAGCTCACCTCATTTAAGATTGATAAAAGACTTTAATCTCAATCTGGCCCCTTCACAGGTTTTGGCAAGAATAGATGTAGACAGAAGGTTCTTAAGGTCTCAGTATAGAAATGATCAGTTGAGTTCAGATGGGGTGGATCCACTTTTCCAGAAAAGCTTCTTCATCAACCGTTTTTATTCTTTAAACTGGGATTTGACAAATAACCTGAGAGCGGATTATTCCGCCAGAGTGATGGCCGTGGTGGATGAACCTGAAGGTGATTTGGACTCTGAAGCCAAGCAAGACTCTGTAAAAAGCAATTTCTGGAGGTTTGGAAGAAAGACTAATTTCAACCAGACATTCAACTTAAACTATACGATTCCTTTTGATAAATCCCCGATAACTGACTGGATCCGAGCAGACTATAAATATGGAGCAACCTATACTTGGCAAACTGGAGCCATTGGGCAAAAAGACACCTTGGGAAATGTAATTCAAAACACAAGGAACCAGAATATTACGGGTAAAATCGATCTGGTAAGACTATACAATAAGAGCAAAAAGCTAGAAGCTTTAAACGCTCCGAAAAGACCCAATATCCCAGGTAGAGATAATGTCGAAGCAGAAGACACCATTGGTACACCTTTCAGCAATAAACTTTTGAAACTATTAATGATGGTGAAAGAAGTTTCATTCACCTATGATAAAGTTGAAGGTTCTTTCCTACCTGGATATTTGCCAAACACTGGATTGTTAGGAATGGATCGAGCCCTTGAAAACCCTGGCCTTGGGTTCTTATTTGGTAGTCAGGACCCAATGATACGTTACCGATTGGCAGCTGCAGGCGCAATGGCACCTAGTTCAGAATTAACGATGCCTTTTAGTCAAAATAAAGCGACAAACCTTAGACTCGGAAGTATTGTAGAACCATTCCAAGATTTTAGAATCACACTTACAGCTACCAAAAGGGAAGTTGGTGATTATCAGGAAATCTTTAGAAACTCAATGGACTCTCCAGGGGATTTCGTTTCTATAAGTCCAAAAAGAGTTGGTGGATATAGTATTACTACCATAATGCTCGGAACATCTTTCTCAAAAGATGATTCGGAAAACAACTCCCCTTTATTTACTGATTTTGAGCAAAACAGAGCCATTATTAAAAGCAGGTTAGATTCAGAAAACAGCGCGGCTGGAGAATATTCTATTAATGGGCAAGATGTACTTATTCCTTCCTTTTTGGCTGCCTATAGAGGACAAGATGCCTCTGAGGTAAAACTCAACCCATTCCCTAAAACCCCACTACCTAATTGGAGGATAGAATATAGAGGACTCTCAAGGCTGAAAGGGTTGAGTGATATTTTTAGTAGCATCAATATTTTACATGAATATAGTTCTACCTATGATGCCAGTAATTTCTCCAATTCATTGCAATACCAGCAAGGCTTGGAGCTTTACAATACCTTACAATCGATCCCAACTTCGGATATTACCAATGACGAGGGACTGTTCATCCCAATTTATGTTCTCAATCAAGTAGTGCTATCCGAGCGTTTTTCTCCTTTGATAGGCTTAGACTTATTGACAAAAGACAGACTAAACGTTGCTATCTCATATAATAAAGAAAGAAATCTGGGTCTTAACTTCTCGAATTCCCAAATCACAGAGCAGAAAAGCAATGATGTTGGGCTAGAAATCGGTTATACCAAGGCCGGAGTCAAGGTTCCTTTTAAAATTCAAGGGAGACAGACTGTTCTTAAAAATGATTTGACGTTTAGGTTAAACACCAAAATTGTAGATACTCGACAAGTACAGCGGAAAATTGAGGAAGGCAGTACAATTACCAATGGAAACTTAAACATACAGATCAGACCTACAATAGGATATTTAGTGAATCAAAATCTGAGTGTGACTCTTTACTTTGACAGGACCATCAATGATCCAAGAGTCACTACCTCCTATAGAAGGTCTTCTACATCATTTGGAGGCCAACTTCGATTTAATTTATCACAATAGATTTTATTTAGCCTGATTCCTTTTAATTTTGGGCTTCCTTACAAAAAATTTCAAATATGAATATTCCACAAGAATTAAAGTACACAAAAGACCACGAGTGGGTAAAAATTGAAGGTGATATTGCGACCATTGGAATTACTGATTTTGCACAATCAGAATTGGGTGATATCGTATATGTGGAAGTAGAAACAGTCGGTGACTCTTTAGATGTAGAGGAAGTCTTCGGTACTGTAGAAGCTGTAAAAACTGTTTCCGACTTATTTATGCCAGTAAGCGGAGAGGTTACCGAACTAAACGAAAAATTGGCCGACGAACCAGAATTGGTTAATTCTGATCCTTATGGAGAGGGATGGATGGTGAAAGTGAAAGTTTCAGGTGACACTTCTTCTTTAATGTCTGCTGAAGAGTACGCTGAATTAGTGGGAGCTTAATACGATTTCAGTTGAGATTGTTTTTGAGTTTAGCTTGGTTACTAACCATTAGTGTAGCCATGTTGACTCCTGGAGACAAATTTCCTGAAGTCGATGCTTTTGATTTTCAGGATAAACTCATCCATTTTATCTGCTTCTTCATCCTAAGCTATTTGTGGTGCGGGGTTGGTATTAGAGAAAATGAAAAGGGGAAAATCAGCAAGAGATTATTAGTTAATTACCTGATTTTTGGAGTGTTAGCAGGGATTGTTTTGGAATCACTGCAACAATTCATCCCCTTTCGTACGTATGATATAGTAGACATGGTTACAAATATGATAGGAGGAGTCGCAGGATTCTTCACATATTTTAAGCTGTCACAGACAAAAAAGCACTTGGAATAATGATCCTAAATTGTTAGAATTGTTATTCTTAAACTAGAAAAAAATTAACCTGTATAAACTAATTCACCATGGAAGCAAAAAAGACTCCGAAGGCTGATCTAACCAAAAAATCAGGAATGTTCCTGAATCTTGGTTTAGCAGTGGCTGTAGGCGCTACACTTGCTGCCTTTGAATGGAAGTCATATGACGACGGTGCATTAAAAGACCTTGGTCAGGTGACAGACAATTTCGAAGAGCTGATTGATATTCCAATCACAGAGCAGCCACCGCCACCACCACCACCAGTAGAGCAGCCAATCATCGAGGAAATCCCAGATGAAGTTGAAATCGAAGAAAAAATCGAAGTAAACTTTGATGTGGATGTGAAAGAGGAAACTGTTATTAAAGAAGTAGTAATCGCTGAAGCTCCTGTAGAGGAAAAAGCTGATGAAATTTTTGACGTAGTAGAGAATCAACCAGTTCCTCCAGGTGGTATGTCAGGTTGGAATCAATATTTAAGTAAAAACCTTAAGTACCCTACTCAAGCAAGAAGAATGGGTATTGAAGGTACTGTAATTGTAGTATTCGTTGTAAACACCGATGGATCTATTCAAGACGTTGACGTTTTGAGAGGTATCGGCGGAGGTTGTGATGAGGAAGCAGTTAGGGTAGTTTCGAATGCTCCAAACTGGGAGCCAGGTAAACAAAGAGGTAGACCTGTTCGAACAAGAATGAGACTTCCAATCAGATTTAAACTGAGCTAATAAAATTGAAGGCCCGAGCAATCGGGTCTTTTTTTTGCTCAAAATTTAACAACTTTTTAATTAGTTAAAAGATGTTGTTCTAGTAGGCTCTTGTAATAGAAGTAGTTAACTTCTTAGGAAATCATTTTTACCTAAACAAACAAAAGCCATGGAATACAAAAAGACCCCTAAATCGGATCTGAGAAAATTGTCCGGAATGATTTTTAATCTGGGCTTAATGCTTAGCGTAGCTGCTGTTTTAGTAGCTTTTGAATGGAAATCTTATGAACGTGTATTCGTGAAAGATTTATCCAGTCAGGAAAACACATGGGATTTATTGGATATCCCTAATACAATTCAAGAACCTCCTGCTCCCCCACCAGTTCTCGAGCTCCCAAAAATTGAAGCGGTGGATGATGATATCGAGGTGGATAAATTAGACGATCTGGTTAATTTCGACATTGAGGATACACCAGCTCCTGCAGAAATTATAATATCTGAACCGCCGGTGGACGATATCCCTGACGAGATTAGAGAATTTGTGGAAGTTCAAGCATCATTTAAAGGAGGTATGGAAAAATGGTACGAATACCTCAAGAAAAATCTTAATTACCCCACACAAGCAAGAAGAATGGGGATTGAAGGAACAGTGATCGTCAGGTTTGTCGTAAATACTGATGGAAGTATTCAAGATATTGAAGCTGTGAGAACTATTGGTGGTGGATGTGATGAAGAAGCAATGGATGTCATCAGAAACTCACCAAAATGGAATCCAGGAAGAATGAGCGATAGACCTGTCAGGTCAAGAATGACTATGCCTATTCGATTCAGATTAAACTAAACCAATTTCATTCATTTGAATACCAAAGACCATGTTAGTGAAAACATGGTCTTTTTTTTTTGCTTCGCTCTATCACAACTCCTAAGAAGAAATTCCATAAATTATAAGATTACAACGAAGCAAAGCTCCACCATGAAAAACATCCTTTTATCTCTATTGCTTTTATGTCTTCTCTCCTGTAGCAAAAAACAAAACTCTTTTGACTTAATAATTTTAAATGGGACAGTTTACGATGGCACCGGGAATAATCCGAGCCAGATGGATTTAGGGATTACCGGAGGAAAAATCCAGCAAATAGGCGATTTAAAGGATGCGAATTCAGAAAAAATCATTGATGCTTCTGGTTTAGCTGTAGCTCCTGGATTCATCGATATGCACACACATTTGGAGCCTATTATGGAATTGCCCTCTGCAGAAAGTTTATTGAGACAGGGAGTGACATTTGCTTTGGGTGGACCAGATGGAGGCGGTCCCTGGCCATTTGGAAGCTACCTAGACAGTCTTGATAAACTAAGCTTAGGAATCAATGTTGGGTACCTCATTGGGCATAATACCATTAGGAGAACTGTCTTGGGAATGGAAGACCGCTCACCTAACGCAGAAGAACTTAGCCAAATGGAAAACATTGTACAAACTGCAATGGATGAAGGAGCCTTTGGTATTTCCACTGGTTTGAAATATTTACCTGGAACATTCTCAGAACTTGATGAGGTTATTTCACTATCAAAAGTGGCAAGTGATAACAATGGAATTTACACCTCCCACCTTCGAGAAGAAGGATTAGGCCTAATTGATGCTGTCAAAGAGGCCATTCAAATTTCAAAAGATGCTTCTATACCTGTAGTCTTAACACATCACAAAGCAATGGGTATTAAAATGTGGGGTGCAAGTTCACAAACACTAGCATTGGTAGATTCTGCCCGAAGTGTAGGTCTAGACATCATGATGGATCAATACCCTTATGCCGCTAGCCATACGGGAATTAGCATTCTAATCCCCAGTTGGGCGATGGAAGGAAATAAGTTTCAAGAACGAGTGAAAGAACCTGCTTTAAAGGACAGTATCAAGGCAGGCATCATATTTAATATCTTAAATGACCGAGGAGGAAGAGATCTCAGGAGAATTCAATTTTCAAGAGTTAGTTGGGATGAAAACCTAGAAGGCAAAACTTTGCATGATTGGCTGGAAATAGAAGGTTTAGAAAATACGATAGAAAATGGGGCTGAGCTTGTAATTCAAGCTCAGTTAAATGGTGGTACCGGAACAATTTACCATGCCATGGATGAGGGAGATGTGGCAAATATCATGAAGCACCCTATGACCATGATCGGATCAGATGGCAGACTTTCTCAACCTGGAAATGGACATCCACACCCCAGAGCCTATGGGACCTTCCCAAGGGTTTTAGGGCACTATGTTCGCGAAGAGAAGGTTATCACCTTACAAACAGCTATTCATAAGATGACAGGGCTATCAGCTCAAAGAATTGGATTGAAACAAAGAGGATTTATAAAAGAAGGATATTTTGCAGATATCACGATTTTCAATCCAGAGACAGTAATTGATAAATCAACTTTTACTGACCCGCATCAATATCCTGAAGGAATAGAATATGTGTTAGTAAATGGGGACATAGAAGTAGAAAATGGAGAGTTAACAGGAAAATTTTCCGGTAAAGTGATCCGGAAAAACAATCAATAAAATAAAGTCAATGTTCCAAAAGTCCTTTAATAGTCAGAAAAGCGAAGTGTAAGTCTAAGCATTTTCAAGAAAGCTAGTCTTACACTCCGCTAATTGTGACAAAACCACCATTGAAGTAGTCTCTAGTTTTATTTATAAAACATTCATGGACTGCTCTTTGATTTTCTCCAGCTCATCCTTCATCAGAATGACATGCTTTTGAATACCAGCATCATTTGCTTTAGAACCAATTGTATTTATTTCCCTGCCAATTTCCTGGCTGATAAAGCCTAATTTTTTACCCTGATTCTTATCTTCTTTCATGATTTTAGAGAAGTATTTCAAATGGGTATCTAAACGGACAATCTCTTCTGTAATATCTAGCTTCTCGAAGTAATAGATCAATTCCTGTTCAAAACGATTCGCATCAAATGAATTTTCATCCAGCCATTCATTAAAATGGTTTTTGATTTTGCCTTTGATTCGCTCTTTTCTGGTCCCCTCCTCTTGTGAAATTTTCTCTAACCCATTGGCTATGGATTCAACATTTCCGACAAGTTTTTCCATTAATGAATTTCCCTCATCTTGTCTAAAAGAATCACAATTCTTCAAGGCTTCCAAAAGAACCTTTTTTACTTGATTCCACTCCTCGGCTTCATTCTTATCGTCAGCCGTTACATTATTGATCACATTTGGAGATTGAAGTGCCAACTTAAATACATCATCACTATTACTGCCAACAGACTCAGCCATGGCAGAATATTTTTGATAAAAAGTGGCAAACAATTCTTCATTTATGGAAACTGGCAATTCCTTGGAACCCTTAGACAAGAATTCAATATTCACACTGACTTTCCCCCTGTCAAGAGCACCTTGGACCACATTTCTAATTTCGTGTTCCTTATCAGAAAATTGCTTTGGACTACGTATGGAAAGATCCAAAAACTTTGAGTTGAGCGACTTGACTTCCACATGGATCATCATCTGCTCATTCTCGAATCCGGCATTTCCAAAGCCGGTCATCGATTTGATCATAATTAATTTTGAAAATTAGAAATTGATACCCAATGTCACATAGTACATCAGGTCTTCATTTTTATAGTTTCTGACAGGCTGGGCCACATCAAATTTCACAAAGTAATTTAAAAGTACTGTTCTCAATCCTGCGCCATAACTTTGAAGCCATGGGTTATTGAAATTGTTCAGCACAATTGTAAAGGGTGATCCTTCGGTATTTATTACTTCTGTATTCCTATCATTTACTTTCTCCCATGGTGCTGACTCATCCCATGCCGATGCAATGTCATAAAATCCTACTAGTTGGAAGTTACGGATAAAGTTCGACGTGATATTTCCTCTTGTTAGATAGGAGAATATAGGAATCCTCAATTCTGTGGTGAAGGAAATAACATTTCTTCCCCGAATCTCATCATACTTATAGCCTCTTAAATCCACAAAATCTGCGAAAAGAATATTGGAATTCTCCTCCCCTGTTGGGTTTCTGATAGGCGTGCTTTCTGGTCTATTGGTAGGAGGTCTATAAAACTTATTAAATAACCAATTATCCATTCCTCCCACCAGGTAAGTCTGAGGGTTTTTACCCATAAATGAACCTACATACAGCTTGGATGCTAGCACGATGTTTTTATGAATACGCTGATAGTTTCTTAAGTCTAGATAGAAATTACCAAAAGATCTAGACGACCTATTCATCGCCTGATACTGCATATAACCTACTTTCCCTTTAAAACCGACTTGTGAATAAAGTCCCAAAAGTGTGGTTCTATCTATTACAAACTCAGCTCTTCCCCCAAGGTAATTGACATCAAATCGGTTTTGATCAGGATCTTGTCCTAAAACCAGAGAGTCTGGATTTAAATTAAAATATTGCGTTTTTGCTACAAAAGGAGCTAGAGTAAATCTAGCGTTGATGTTTAAAGGATAAGAGAATCCTGCCTCCACTTTTGTTAATACATACTTCTGGAAAGTAATGTCTCCCTCTGAAATGCGTATCGTTTTTCTGTCAAACCTGCCTCTAAAGTCTATTCTGCTCTTTCTATATTCATATTCAAAGAATATATCTCCTCCAGACCTAAAATCCAGTGTGGTCATCACCCCTCCATAAAAGGAATGATTATCCAAAAAGTCTGTCATTTTACCTGTCAGACTCACTCCAAATCCTCTCAATGGATCCACTACAAATCTAGTATTGATACTATTTGTCAAAAACTGAGGCTCCATTCTTCTTGGACCAGAAACTCTTTTTTGAAGGCTCTGCTTCCTAAATGAATCCAATAAATTAATCTTATTGGTCTGACCTGAGCTACTCTCTTTTGCAATTACTGGGTTTGGTAAAGAATCGAAAGTATAATTATCAGTATCAATCCCATTTTTTGACTCGAATCGAAGTCTATCTAAATTTATAGAAGTCTCTTTAGCGTTATTTAGCGTATCAGCAATAATATTCACAGTATCCTGAAGAGTCAAAGATGGTTTCGGCTCAAGAGCCTCCATTTCCTTTTGATTCTGCTCTTCCATAAGCCTTCTTGCAGCAATCCTTTCATTCAGAGACTTGGCTTGCTGTAGCTGTACCCTTGGAGTACTCGGAGTAAATTGATCAGCACCTGAATAGCTCTCAATCTTCAAGAAACTTTCCCTACCATCTCTCACGGCATAGGCTATTTTATTCATCCTACTATTGACATCAAACACCTCTAAGCTTTTATCAAACCCTGAGATTTGATTGGCCAACTGAGAACCTACACTAAGCCTCATCAAGTTATTGATACCACTCAAATCACTGAGGAAAACCACTTGATTTGAATTGAGTTTCCTTGGATAAATATTTTTGCTATTCGTATTGGTAAGTTTTGTGGTGACGATGGAATCCCCAACCTCCATCAAATAGAGATTATAAAAATTAGGCAAACTATCTAGGCTTATATTTTTGGTGTCCAATGAGTCTGGTAACTCAGTAAAATTGGAAGAATAAACAATGGTTGAATCATTCAGAAAAGCTGGGGTCAAATCATCAAAAATATCATTTGTCAACCTCTTCCCTTGACCTCTGGTATTTAGAGTATAAACATCCGTTTTACCATTGGAAATAGCGGAAAGGACCATATTCCGACCCGACTCATTGAAATCTAAGCTTAAGATCTGCGTGATGTTCCTTAAGTAAATCTTGTCTTGACTACTTCCATCGATGGACCGTAACCTCAATAAGGTCGTTCCTCTTTTAAAAGATGCAATGGCCAAGTTTGCAGA
Above is a window of Algoriphagus machipongonensis DNA encoding:
- the sov gene encoding T9SS outer membrane translocon Sov/SprA; this encodes MAPSFLLWQNMRTNPLYPTRNPFLVPSSPFLPKSLTNQNVQVLVDSTLRYNVVEEVDSTRLGNEQEYDFEEFSKIQEYKVRQDYWRSRARGGDGESAVEGRGLIPPLTVSPSFDRIFGGSEINIVPTGYVNLDFGAIFRRVDNPTLPIRQQQNGGFNFDQQIQMAVNGSLGEKMKIGANFDSNNSFDFQNQLKVEYDGFQEDIIKSIEIGNVSMPVQNRLIQGAQNLFGVKTQLQFGKLNVTAVASTQRGRRDELVIDANGQGRTFDIQASKYDENRHFFLAHFFRDNYERWLRGLPQVLSGVNVTRIEVYIMNRASNTETLRNFAAFMDLGEGQTLLNPNNPNIGMGTPGAPAANGSNNLFRNISQNPSFRPFDTGSRAMESSLGIRKGVDFEQINGARKLAPTEFYFNAQLGYLSLFRKLQNDEVLAVSFEYTYNGQVYKVGELTEDYQNRQEDELIFLKLLRPARINPRVPTWDLMMKNVYNLNANQLLREGFQLQVIYRDDRTGLDNPSLLEGKNVKDKPLIRLTGLDNLNPQNDPAPDGNFDFVEGLTMLSDRGLLIFPVLEPFGSNLEKYFEPEEIVLKDKYVFDTLYRTTQADAQLVTRLDKYFIKGRLTAGSASEIQLPGLNISPGSVIVSAGNIPLTEGVDYTIDYNVGRVVIINDAILQSGKKIAISFEKADLVSFQTRSLLGTRLEYLFNDKFNLGGTFLYLNERPNVTRIATGNETLRNSLWGLDANFNDESRWLTKLADALPFTDTKEQSLVQFSGEFAHLIPGTSNKVDGDQASYIDDFEAAVTPFNLGGAANQNWKLSSTPETPDDRFDLSNQTEDMLGATYRRARLAWYNIDNIFYRESGPGVPTNITREDRRNHYVRRVVPQEIFPQQDRTVIITPEPLFEMAYFPSERGMYNYNTNLNFDGLLPEPKKNFGGITRAITTEVDFDRTNIEYIEFWLLDPFIEGENGRVLDGVFNQNNTTGGKLFFNLGDISEDVMADGRHAFENGLPADGDPSETSSNEWGRITREQYLLPAFDNSESSRENQDVGLDGLKNENEADFFRSRFLDRISVSQDARNQINQDVSGDLFQYYLDEQFDQNDTKILERYKKFNGMEGNTPVSANQNLPYTPSGSNSPDNEDLNTDNTINELENYYEYELDLRPSKMVVGQNYIVDKVTHNEAGENVDWYLFRIPVRQPDRVQGDISGFKSIRWMRTYLTEFEQPVVLRMANFRMVGSQWRVFQESLFEKGLFEIPEPDNSNITVDVVGIEQNSQGSATQSPYVLPPGINRDRDNTSTVERRLNEQSLRICVEDLAPHDARAVFKNLNQDLVQFERIKMFLHADSEDALDGEITAFLRMGTDYTDNYYEIEVPLLITPKGTRDPRQIWPLENEIDIAIQDIVGVKVERDNNQVPLNLPFSQQIGQYKVTVVGRPELSLTQGMMIGVRNPGDTGGSSRSICVWANELRVTGFTKSNGWAANALMNAKIADVAVVSASIRHSSIGFGGLETRLSQRSRTATTQYDISTNVDVHKLLPSELGVSIPMYFSVANSTSKPKFDPLNPDVPLELALGKFETNAERNAYKKIALDQMNSKNISFTNVRKIKSDPEAKSHFYDLSNFSFSYAYGIVKQNNADIQDYNFKTNKGNITYSYSPKALTIEPFKNSEWLSSPHLRLIKDFNLNLAPSQVLARIDVDRRFLRSQYRNDQLSSDGVDPLFQKSFFINRFYSLNWDLTNNLRADYSARVMAVVDEPEGDLDSEAKQDSVKSNFWRFGRKTNFNQTFNLNYTIPFDKSPITDWIRADYKYGATYTWQTGAIGQKDTLGNVIQNTRNQNITGKIDLVRLYNKSKKLEALNAPKRPNIPGRDNVEAEDTIGTPFSNKLLKLLMMVKEVSFTYDKVEGSFLPGYLPNTGLLGMDRALENPGLGFLFGSQDPMIRYRLAAAGAMAPSSELTMPFSQNKATNLRLGSIVEPFQDFRITLTATKREVGDYQEIFRNSMDSPGDFVSISPKRVGGYSITTIMLGTSFSKDDSENNSPLFTDFEQNRAIIKSRLDSENSAAGEYSINGQDVLIPSFLAAYRGQDASEVKLNPFPKTPLPNWRIEYRGLSRLKGLSDIFSSINILHEYSSTYDASNFSNSLQYQQGLELYNTLQSIPTSDITNDEGLFIPIYVLNQVVLSERFSPLIGLDLLTKDRLNVAISYNKERNLGLNFSNSQITEQKSNDVGLEIGYTKAGVKVPFKIQGRQTVLKNDLTFRLNTKIVDTRQVQRKIEEGSTITNGNLNIQIRPTIGYLVNQNLSVTLYFDRTINDPRVTTSYRRSSTSFGGQLRFNLSQ
- the gcvH gene encoding glycine cleavage system protein GcvH, whose translation is MNIPQELKYTKDHEWVKIEGDIATIGITDFAQSELGDIVYVEVETVGDSLDVEEVFGTVEAVKTVSDLFMPVSGEVTELNEKLADEPELVNSDPYGEGWMVKVKVSGDTSSLMSAEEYAELVGA